Proteins from one Chroococcidiopsis sp. CCMEE 29 genomic window:
- the hypB gene encoding hydrogenase nickel incorporation protein HypB — protein sequence MHQTFDAALGINLLHANQAGADRNRAHFDNWGITCLNLMSSPGAGKTVILERTLASLSAEMKIAVIEGDMTTELDADRLRCYGVPVIAINTGRSCHLDSKMVAGGIHRLEHEYDPTTFDLVLVENVGNLVCPAEFEVGEHAKVALLSVTEGEDKPLKYPIMFQEADCLLITKMDLAPYLDVDISRIEANVRQINPDVTILPVSAKTGAGLQAWFEWVQLQVAAQPVLAVNC from the coding sequence ATTTACTGCACGCTAATCAAGCGGGAGCAGATCGTAATCGCGCTCACTTTGATAATTGGGGAATTACTTGCCTAAATCTCATGAGTAGCCCTGGGGCTGGGAAAACTGTGATTTTAGAGCGAACCCTAGCGTCTTTAAGTGCAGAAATGAAAATAGCGGTGATTGAAGGCGATATGACTACCGAGTTAGATGCCGATCGCCTTCGTTGTTATGGCGTTCCAGTAATTGCAATTAATACAGGGCGATCGTGTCATTTAGATTCCAAGATGGTTGCAGGTGGTATTCACCGGTTAGAGCATGAGTACGACCCCACTACTTTTGATCTGGTGCTGGTGGAAAACGTTGGTAATCTGGTTTGTCCTGCCGAATTTGAAGTAGGTGAACACGCCAAAGTGGCTCTACTCAGTGTCACCGAAGGCGAAGACAAACCGCTGAAGTATCCCATCATGTTCCAGGAAGCGGATTGCCTGCTAATTACAAAGATGGATTTGGCTCCCTATTTGGATGTTGACATCAGCCGGATTGAAGCAAATGTGCGCCAGATCAATCCTGATGTCACTATCCTCCCGGTTTCTGCCAAAACTGGAGCAGGCTTGCAGGCATGGTTTGAGTGGGTGCAATTGCAAGTAGCAGCGCAACCTGTACTGGCTGTAAATTGTTAG
- a CDS encoding glycosyltransferase family 2 protein → MSNPLLSIVIPTRDRHHLLPRAVKSALEQTLEDLEVIVVDDASAQPVQLPEHPQLRVIRLSASRGGAGARNVGTEAARGQWIAYLDDDDRLLPHMATVSLEALNQTALPAPLGVISGIDVVNDQGGAIGTRLPPPVRPRGAHFSLEELEPGKSYNTKQTLVVEREVICQIGGWDETFRSRVHSELFLRLNSACSIIGLPLVTYQLYDHEGARVSCNPTLRQESFQHLVNKHRALFNAHPKMFADFVYNHAQKSYHLSQRRVAFSSLCWAMQIDPLHTLSRIASPLWRRLHEYSLSKA, encoded by the coding sequence ATGAGTAACCCTCTACTTAGTATCGTTATCCCGACGCGCGATCGCCATCACTTGCTTCCTCGTGCAGTCAAGAGCGCCCTAGAACAAACTCTAGAAGATTTGGAGGTTATTGTCGTTGACGATGCCTCGGCACAGCCAGTGCAACTACCCGAACACCCCCAGTTACGGGTGATCCGCTTGTCAGCTTCCCGTGGAGGGGCGGGAGCCCGCAACGTCGGTACTGAGGCGGCGCGAGGTCAGTGGATCGCCTACCTCGACGATGACGATCGCCTCCTCCCTCACATGGCTACTGTTTCCCTTGAAGCCTTAAATCAGACAGCACTCCCAGCGCCCCTAGGAGTAATTTCTGGCATCGACGTGGTGAATGACCAAGGTGGAGCGATCGGCACACGCCTTCCACCCCCAGTTCGTCCCCGTGGCGCTCACTTCTCCCTGGAAGAACTTGAACCTGGCAAGTCGTACAACACTAAGCAAACCTTGGTTGTCGAGCGCGAGGTGATTTGTCAGATTGGTGGCTGGGATGAGACGTTTCGCTCGCGTGTCCACTCCGAACTCTTCCTGCGGCTCAACTCAGCTTGCTCTATCATTGGTCTACCGCTTGTCACGTACCAACTCTACGACCATGAAGGTGCGCGAGTGTCATGCAACCCGACCCTTCGCCAGGAAAGCTTCCAACACCTTGTCAACAAGCACCGGGCACTATTCAACGCACACCCAAAAATGTTTGCTGACTTTGTATACAATCACGCCCAGAAATCGTACCACCTCAGTCAGAGACGAGTAGCGTTCTCCAGCCTTTGCTGGGCAATGCAAATAGATCCGCTTCACACACTATCTAGAATTGCTTCACCGCTCTGGAGAAGACTACATGAATATAGCTTATCGAAGGCATAG
- a CDS encoding ABC transporter substrate-binding protein has protein sequence MKLRSLLMYIALFVIGLTITVSCTNPATYITTTDTAASSGGSSGSASSLGFSAWPGWFPWQVTQEQKIFEANNASVALKWFDGYLESINTLTVQQIDANSQTLNDTISAVSGGADQVVVLVNDNSTGNDKVIVRQGINTIADLKGKKVAAEEGAVDHFLLLLGMEKAGLTPQDIQFIPLETGQAAAAFVSGQVDAVAVFAPFTTQALRRSGSKELFSSKDFPGAIPDHLVVNRNFLEQNPEQVQAMVDSWFATLDYMSANPEQAVAIMAKRAGVSVDEYKEYAQGTRIFTLEENLKAFQPGNDMSSLMFAAEETTKFLEQVGLAKQKPDISKLFDDRFVKAYAEKAKKT, from the coding sequence ATGAAACTGCGATCGCTACTCATGTATATTGCTCTGTTTGTGATCGGTTTGACGATCACAGTCAGTTGTACCAACCCTGCGACATACATTACTACCACTGATACTGCTGCCTCTTCCGGAGGTAGTAGTGGTAGTGCTAGTAGTCTGGGATTCAGCGCCTGGCCTGGTTGGTTCCCCTGGCAAGTTACCCAAGAGCAGAAGATCTTTGAAGCAAACAACGCTTCAGTTGCGCTGAAATGGTTTGATGGGTATCTGGAATCTATCAACACTTTAACAGTTCAGCAAATTGATGCCAATAGCCAAACCTTAAATGACACCATTAGTGCAGTATCAGGCGGCGCAGATCAGGTCGTTGTACTAGTGAACGATAATTCGACGGGTAACGACAAGGTCATCGTCCGCCAAGGTATCAACACGATTGCTGATTTGAAGGGTAAGAAAGTAGCAGCAGAAGAGGGCGCAGTCGATCACTTCTTACTACTATTGGGAATGGAGAAAGCGGGCTTAACACCGCAGGATATTCAGTTTATACCCTTGGAGACCGGGCAAGCAGCAGCAGCGTTCGTTTCTGGACAGGTGGATGCAGTCGCGGTGTTTGCTCCCTTCACTACTCAGGCATTGAGGCGCTCCGGTAGTAAGGAACTCTTTAGCTCCAAAGACTTTCCAGGGGCAATTCCTGACCATCTAGTGGTCAACCGCAACTTTTTAGAACAAAATCCAGAGCAGGTGCAGGCAATGGTCGATTCCTGGTTTGCCACCCTGGACTATATGAGCGCAAATCCCGAACAGGCGGTCGCAATCATGGCAAAGCGAGCAGGTGTCAGCGTTGACGAATATAAGGAGTATGCACAGGGTACCCGCATCTTCACACTTGAAGAAAACCTGAAAGCTTTTCAACCCGGCAACGATATGTCCTCCTTGATGTTTGCGGCTGAGGAAACGACAAAGTTTTTAGAACAAGTGGGTCTGGCAAAGCAGAAGCCAGACATCAGCAAGCTATTTGACGATCGCTTTGTTAAGGCATATGCGGAGAAAGCCAAGAAAACCTAA
- a CDS encoding ABC transporter ATP-binding protein — MYLQITNLHKNFNTKEGALVVLKDINMTIQRGEFICAVGASGSGKSTLLRQIAGLDNPTAGEVKIDGVRVTGPGPDRGMVFQHYTLYPWMNVQENTEFGLKLQGVPKKERREKASYYLSVVELSKFARSLPKELSGGMKQRVAIARALASEPKVMLMDEPFGALDIHTKESMQQFILELWQRTNLTIFMITHDVEEAIFLSNRIYALGTRPGTVKKEISINLPERTHTVKRHSTFHDYRDELMDLLRGHAQEAVAVA; from the coding sequence ATGTATCTGCAAATCACCAACTTGCACAAGAACTTTAATACGAAAGAGGGAGCGTTAGTTGTCCTGAAGGACATTAACATGACGATTCAGCGAGGCGAATTTATCTGTGCTGTGGGAGCATCAGGTTCGGGCAAGTCTACTCTGCTGCGGCAAATTGCCGGACTAGATAACCCCACGGCTGGTGAAGTCAAGATTGATGGAGTGCGTGTCACTGGACCCGGACCGGATCGGGGCATGGTGTTTCAGCACTACACGCTCTACCCCTGGATGAACGTACAGGAGAATACCGAATTTGGACTCAAGCTTCAGGGAGTGCCGAAAAAGGAACGGCGGGAAAAAGCCAGCTACTACCTGAGTGTGGTGGAGTTGTCAAAGTTTGCCAGGTCGTTGCCTAAGGAACTATCTGGCGGGATGAAGCAACGAGTGGCGATCGCCCGTGCCCTCGCCTCGGAACCGAAAGTGATGTTGATGGACGAACCTTTTGGCGCATTGGACATTCATACTAAGGAATCAATGCAGCAATTTATATTAGAACTCTGGCAGCGCACGAACCTCACAATCTTCATGATTACCCATGATGTGGAAGAAGCCATATTCCTCTCCAATAGGATCTACGCTTTAGGAACTCGTCCTGGCACAGTGAAGAAGGAAATTTCGATCAACCTGCCAGAACGTACCCACACGGTTAAGCGCCACTCTACATTCCACGACTACCGGGATGAACTAATGGATCTGCTGCGGGGACATGCACAGGAGGCTGTAGCGGTAGCTTAA
- a CDS encoding ABC transporter permease, with product MSQSTGSMRRPSNQSKTLSPTIFWRLAEDIPKPLNAALVATSIGFPLLLWWLVTTFGNVDPRFLPSPARVLEAFARLWSTRELLKDTVASLWRVGVGFLLALVLSIPVGVLMGSFATIRALLEPLFGLVRYMPAPAFIPLLILYLGIGEEPKITLIFIGVFFFNSLMVMDTVKFVPKDLIEATYTLGGNRWQTLVQVIFPHVLPGIIDACRINLAAAWQLVIVSELIAATEGLGRRISVAGRFLRTDEIFVGLIVIGVIGLSFDLLFQYLLRISCNWASQQR from the coding sequence ATGAGTCAAAGTACTGGATCGATGCGTCGCCCTTCCAATCAATCGAAAACGCTCAGCCCTACTATCTTCTGGCGTCTCGCTGAAGATATCCCAAAACCTCTCAACGCGGCATTAGTTGCCACTTCCATTGGATTTCCACTGCTGCTGTGGTGGCTGGTAACCACATTTGGAAACGTAGACCCCAGGTTTCTGCCCTCACCTGCCAGAGTGCTAGAAGCATTTGCAAGACTTTGGAGTACTCGCGAACTCCTGAAAGATACCGTGGCTAGTCTTTGGCGTGTGGGAGTTGGATTTTTGCTGGCGTTAGTCCTTTCCATTCCAGTCGGAGTGCTAATGGGCAGCTTTGCCACAATTCGTGCCTTGTTGGAACCGCTGTTCGGCTTAGTGCGTTATATGCCTGCTCCCGCCTTCATTCCTCTGCTGATTCTATATCTGGGCATTGGAGAGGAACCAAAAATTACCCTCATTTTTATTGGGGTCTTTTTCTTCAACTCCTTGATGGTTATGGATACGGTGAAGTTCGTACCTAAAGACCTGATTGAAGCAACCTACACCTTAGGGGGAAACCGCTGGCAGACCTTGGTTCAGGTAATTTTTCCGCACGTCTTGCCTGGAATTATTGATGCCTGTCGGATCAACCTAGCAGCCGCATGGCAGTTGGTAATTGTCTCAGAACTAATTGCGGCAACCGAAGGTTTAGGTCGTCGGATCAGCGTGGCAGGTCGATTCCTCAGAACCGATGAAATTTTTGTCGGGCTAATTGTAATTGGGGTGATTGGGCTGTCATTCGACCTACTATTCCAGTACCTCCTACGGATTTCTTGTAATTGGGCAAGCCAGCAACGTTAA
- a CDS encoding glycosyltransferase: MAQEKLFSIIIPTYARPQRLATCLQALAHLDYPRDRFEVIVVDDGSEMPIQPVVAPFQDKLDLTLITQPNSGPAKARNTGAAKARGKFLVFTDDDCTPAPDWLKTLSVRFTTVPDCLIGGRTLNALPNNLYSTASQVLINYLYEYYNADPSRSSFFASNNLALPADRFHALGGFDTTFPLAAGEDREFCDRWINCGYKMIYAPEVQVNHAHKLALPTFWRQHFNYGRGAFCFYQARSRRNLERIKVEPLSFYFNLLTYPLSQASSQPAPLIAALFLVSQVANVVGFFWERQHQSASQVAA, translated from the coding sequence ATGGCACAGGAAAAGCTTTTCTCAATTATTATCCCCACCTATGCGCGACCACAGCGGCTGGCTACCTGCCTTCAAGCGCTCGCTCACCTTGACTATCCCCGTGATCGCTTTGAGGTGATTGTGGTAGACGATGGGAGTGAGATGCCAATACAACCAGTGGTTGCTCCCTTTCAAGACAAACTCGATCTCACACTGATTACGCAACCAAATTCTGGTCCAGCAAAAGCACGTAACACTGGCGCTGCAAAAGCAAGGGGCAAGTTCTTAGTCTTCACCGATGACGATTGTACGCCTGCACCTGACTGGTTAAAAACTTTATCTGTTCGCTTTACAACAGTCCCAGATTGCCTGATTGGTGGTCGAACGCTCAACGCCTTGCCGAATAATTTGTATTCAACGGCTAGCCAGGTACTCATTAATTACCTGTATGAATATTACAATGCTGACCCAAGTCGCTCTAGCTTCTTTGCCTCTAACAACTTAGCTTTACCAGCAGACCGCTTCCACGCCTTAGGTGGTTTTGACACAACTTTTCCTTTAGCAGCGGGAGAGGACCGGGAGTTTTGCGATCGCTGGATAAACTGTGGTTATAAGATGATCTATGCTCCAGAAGTTCAGGTTAATCACGCTCATAAACTGGCATTGCCTACGTTCTGGCGGCAGCACTTCAATTACGGTCGTGGCGCGTTCTGCTTTTACCAAGCCCGCTCGCGGCGTAACTTAGAGCGCATTAAGGTAGAGCCTTTATCATTTTATTTCAATTTGCTGACCTATCCGTTGTCGCAAGCCTCAAGTCAGCCAGCGCCGTTGATTGCAGCTTTATTTCTCGTGTCGCAGGTAGCAAACGTAGTTGGATTTTTTTGGGAACGGCAGCATCAATCTGCGTCACAAGTTGCAGCGTGA